CGATCGTGTCGGATCCGCCGAGTGAGTTGCTTGCCACCGGACCCGTGGTGGGTCTGCTGCACCGCAACCAGGTGTGGCACGCGTGGCTGTTCCGCGCGACCGACTTCTGCTGGGCGGCGGTGGAGGGGCTGCGGAAGTCGCACCCGTACGAGATCCAGGCGGCGGTCGCGTTCCTGGACGGCGTCCCGGACCGGTCGCGTGCCGAGGAGGCCGCGGACCGGCTCGGGCGACTGGTGCGCGAGCAGCGTCTCGTGGTGCTCGACCCGGACCGGTCCGACGAGTACCCGGTCGCCGCGGGCTATGCGCCGGGCGAGTACCACCACCCCCACGACTACGCCCGCGTACCCGGTTCGCTGGCGCGGCGCTGGTTCACGGACGAGGAGATGGACCGGTCGCTGGACCACCTCGCCCGTGAGCAGCAGGAGGACGGCGGCTGGCCGGTCCGGTGGCGCCAGTGGGCGCCGAGCACCGCCCTGGAGTGGCGTCCGGTCGTGACCGTCGAGGCACTGCGCACGCTGCGGGCACACGGGCGCGTGCTGCGCTGAGCCGGCACGCGCCCTCGCGCCGGACCTCCGCACGAGTCCGGCGCGAGGGGCGTCCCGGCTCAGCCTCCGAGCGCCCGCACCCCCGCGGTGACCGCCACGGCGGCGGCGACCACGACGAGGAACGGTGCCCGGAGGACCAGCGCGATCGCGGCCGCGGCCAGTCCTGCGGCCCGGGCGTCCAGCACCAGTGCGTCGCCCGCGCTGAAGGTCTGCTGGGCGGTGAGCGCCGCCAGCAGGGCGACCGGGAGCAGGGCGGCGAGCCGCTGGACGAGCGGGCGCTCGAGCACCCCGGCCGGCACCAGCAGGCCGGCCAGTTTGACCAGGTAGCAGGCGGCGGCGGTCACTCCGATCGCGATCCAGACGTTCAACGCTCCGCTCCCTTCCGCCCGGTGGCGGTCATCCGGCCCTGCCACCAGAGCACGGCAGGCGCCGCGACAGCCGCGACGAGCACCGGTACTCCGGCGGGGAGCACCGGTAGCAGCCCGAGGCCGAGGACGACGGCGATACCGGCGACCACCCGCTCGGT
The genomic region above belongs to Streptomyces marianii and contains:
- a CDS encoding AzlD domain-containing protein codes for the protein MNVWIAIGVTAAACYLVKLAGLLVPAGVLERPLVQRLAALLPVALLAALTAQQTFSAGDALVLDARAAGLAAAAIALVLRAPFLVVVAAAVAVTAGVRALGG